AAGCTACCCGTATTACTCAAGTAGACGTTATTATTGGTGTTGTAGGATTACTTATTACTGCAGAAGTATGCAGAAGAGTAGTTGGTATTCCAATTTTAGTGGTTGCCGGTGCATTCATTGGATATGGTTTTTATGCAGGGTATTCACTTAAACGTATTGTATATACATTATTCTATACTCTTGATGGTATCATTGGTACTCCTATTGGTGTTTGTTCAACTTTTATTGTTTTGTTTATCATTTTAGGTTCATTTCTTGAAAAGACGAATATTGGTACCTTTTTTATTGATATAGCGAATTCTGTTGCGGGATGGGCAACAGGAGGACCTGCAAAAGTTGCTGTTATTTCCAGTGCTTTAGAAGGAATGTATTCTGGTAGTTCTGTTGCAAATACTGTTGGTTCTGGTAGTGTTACTATTCCTGTAATGAAGAAGGCAGGATACGACAAAGATTTTGCGGCGGCAGTTGAGGCTGCTGCTTCAACTGGAGGACAAATTATGCCCCCAATTATGGGAGCTGCTGCATTCCTTATGGCTGAAATGACCGAGACAAGTTATGCTACAATTGCTTTAGCAGGTATTTTTCCCGCTATCCTTTACTTTAGTGGTATATTTCTAATGGTACATTTTGAAGCGAAGAAAACGGGACTTAAAGGACTTCCAAAGGAGCACATTCCTAATTTCTTTAAATTATTCTTCAAAAAAGGATATTTGTTCCTTCCAATTGTTGTATTGATTACAACTATGTCTATTGGGTATACTGCTTCAAGAGCTGCCTGTCTTGCTATATTAACTTCTATCGTTGTTAGTATGTTCCGGGAAGATACCAGGTTGACTCCAGAGACCTTTGTTGAAGCCTTGGAGAATGGTGCGAAAAATACCATTGGAGTTGCTGCAGCATGTTCTATTGCGGGTATAATAGTAGGGGTTGTATCTCTTACAGGTATAGGTCTTAAGCTTGCTGATGGTTTGCTTGCTTTATCAGGTGGTATTAATATTATTGCGCTGTTCCTAACCATGATTGCTTGTATTATATTGGGAATGGGTGTGCCGACTACTGCAAACTACGTAATTATGGCTACCATTACTGCACCGATTATATTGAAATTAATGCCGGAAACCCCACTTCTTGCTGCACACTTCTTTGTATTTTACTTCGGTGTTGTGGCAGACATTACACCGCCAGTAGCATTGGCGGCTTATGCGGGAGCAGCAATCTCTGGTGGAAATCCGATTCGTACCGGTGTGATTGCCACCAAGTTAGCTATAACTGCATTTATCATTCCATACATGTTCGTTTTAAATCCTGCAATGTTGTTAGTAAATGCTACATTGCCACAGATTATTCAATTTACCATTACATCAACGCTTGGTATGTTTGCTATTGCCGGTGGATTAGAAGGCTTTATGAAAACAAAACTTCCAATGTGGCAGAGAATCGTGGCTGTTTTTGGAGGACTTATGCTTATAGAACCAAAGTTAATTACAGATATCATTGGTATTGTGATCATAGCCTTCATTATTTTTATCCAATTTGGCATGAAAACAAAAGACAAATCAGTAGAACCTTGCTAAAATTCATTGCCACCTTTCCTTATTAAAGGAAAGAGTGGTATTTTTTTTGTTTAATCATTTTGAAGGATTTTGAAAAAATGTGTAGTATATATTTAAATATAAGGTCTTTTATAAACATGTATGAATAGGTGGTGATAACATTGCACCTTAGAGAAATTCAAGAGAAGAGAGAATTCGATTTTCTATGTCCATATGCAGTGAAAAGCAAGGAAAGCAAAGGAAGAGAATACGATGAACCTAAATGCGACATTAGAACAGATTTTCAAAGAGATCGTGATAGAATTCTTCACTGCAAAACCTTCAGGAGATTAAAACACAAAACTCAGGTGTTTATATCCCCAGAAGGAGATCACTACCGTACAAGACTTACTCATACATTAGAAGTTGCACAGAT
The genomic region above belongs to Defluviitalea saccharophila and contains:
- a CDS encoding TRAP transporter permease translates to MSEVKHTPHSLMEEAEQIDVDALMAEYDRESNTRHYTGVPRNIIRCILVAFSVYIFYMNLLSVWPEQIRRASFVGFIVFMAFALYPAKKKSAKRENFVPWYDIVLGLVGSACFAYFIINFESIATKATRITQVDVIIGVVGLLITAEVCRRVVGIPILVVAGAFIGYGFYAGYSLKRIVYTLFYTLDGIIGTPIGVCSTFIVLFIILGSFLEKTNIGTFFIDIANSVAGWATGGPAKVAVISSALEGMYSGSSVANTVGSGSVTIPVMKKAGYDKDFAAAVEAAASTGGQIMPPIMGAAAFLMAEMTETSYATIALAGIFPAILYFSGIFLMVHFEAKKTGLKGLPKEHIPNFFKLFFKKGYLFLPIVVLITTMSIGYTASRAACLAILTSIVVSMFREDTRLTPETFVEALENGAKNTIGVAAACSIAGIIVGVVSLTGIGLKLADGLLALSGGINIIALFLTMIACIILGMGVPTTANYVIMATITAPIILKLMPETPLLAAHFFVFYFGVVADITPPVALAAYAGAAISGGNPIRTGVIATKLAITAFIIPYMFVLNPAMLLVNATLPQIIQFTITSTLGMFAIAGGLEGFMKTKLPMWQRIVAVFGGLMLIEPKLITDIIGIVIIAFIIFIQFGMKTKDKSVEPC